From Thalassovita sp.:
GGCTGAGCCTAACCCGGCCGCCGGCGGTGGCAGGATAATCATCTTGAACACGCCATACGCGCAGGCAGCCGGGTTACACGAGAGACTCGTTGGCGACCTAAGGTCCGACGGCAATGACTGTGTCGACATGCTGGTCTGCGTTCCGCCAGACGGCGTTGTCGGTGATGGCTCGCGGCGGTCGAGCCTGGTGGGCCGGGAAATGACATCCTGGGGCCAGGAGTTCTGGGACGGCGTTGATCCGACGGCAAGGTCGGATTTTCCTCGCGGGCCAGACCAGGTGAGGATCGTTCAATACGCTTCTTGCCGGGGCTTGGAAGGGTGGACCGTAGTTCTCGACGGGTTTGATCGATTCCTCGAAGAGATGTTTGAAGCCAAGATCTCATCTGGTCTCGATGCATCCGAAGAGGAGGGATTCGTTGACCTGGAAAAGGCAGCGCAGGGCGAAGCGTGGCGTTGGGGACTGATCGCCCTAACACGTCCCATCGATACATTGGTGATCCAGCTCGACGACCCCGGCGGACGGTTCGGAACCCAAGTCCTTGAAGCGGCGAGAAAGTTCCCAGATTTCGTTGAAATCTTGGACGACTAGGCCAACGCGCGCTCGATAAAGCGGGCGACAGAACGGCCGAATTGCCCCCAACATGTAGTAACCGCCTGGACAGCCCATTCCAGATATGCTAGCTATTTTCAAAAACCATGAAACTTGGCCGGACGATAGATGCTTCAGGAAACCCTTGCGAGAGACGTAAACGAAAACCCTACCCAGGCGGGAACTCCCCGGCACGAGGCGACGCATCGCCAGTACAACATGATCGATCTCTTCGCCGGGTGTGGCGGCCTGTCTCTTGGGTTCGAGAACGCGGGTTTCACGCCGGTATTCGTCAACGAGTTGAACGAGGACGCTCAGGCCACCTACCTCATGAACCGACACCATTCGCTTGGTGGCATGAAATTCTCGGAAAATAACGCGCTACACTGCAATGACGCACACGAGTTGAAGGGGAAACGGCTCGAACAGTTGGTTAGCGACCTGTCTCAGGTTCCCGGTGTAGAATTGGCTTTCGACACCGCAACAAAGAAGAGCGGGGGCGGAAGCAATCTCGATGTCTTGACCGGTGGCCCACCTTGCCAGGGCTATTCCGGCATTGGCATCCGCCGGTCGTATTCCGTTGACAAGAAGGACCTGCCGTCGAACCAGCTTTACCAGCGGATGGCCAGCGTAATTCGCCGGATGCGGCCCCGTGTATTTCTTTTCGAGAACGTGCGCGGCCTGCTGACCTCCAAGTGGACCCGGGATGGGGGAGAGCGTATTTTCCCGGACGTCCGGGACGAGTTTCGGGCCATTCCTGGCTACGAGGTGCGCTGGTCGTTGGTCTATGCCAAGGACTACGGCGTTCCCCAAAACCGGCCGCGGGTCTTGCTCGTTGGCGTGCGTCGAGACGTGTTGGAAGCCTGCGGCTTTCTCGACCCCAAGGCCGACCCGGAAGACGCGGTTGCCTGCGGGTTCCTTCCGGCGGGAAGCCCGGGCGAGTTTCCCGACCTCAAAGACCTTCTCGGCGATCTAGTCGATGACACGGTGGCCGAGGTTCTGCGCAGTCGAAACTTCGAGCGCGGCACCTTTGAAACGACGGCTTATCCGCGGCCCGCGCGCACCGCGATCCAGAAGTCCCTTCGCACTGCGCCTTCTTGGTACGAGGGCCGGGGCATTCGTTTGACCGAGCAGGAGTATTCCAAGCACAAGCCGGCCGTGGTCGAGAAGTTCGACCACATGATCAGCAACGCGGGCGAAATTCCCGAAGAGTGGCGCACCAAGAAGTTTTCCCAACGCCTATTGAAACCGAGCTGGGGCAACCAGGAGCCCAACATCACGGCCACGTCGCTTCCCGATGATTACGTTCATTACTCGCAGCCTCGTATCTTGACCGTGAGGGAGTGGGCGCGCCTACAACTCTTCCCGGATTGGTACCGTTTCGCAGGTAAGCGGACCACGGGTGGAATTCGACGCGCGGGTAATCCGCGCGAGGGCATTTTTGACCGCGAAGTTCCCAAGTACACCCAGATCGGCAATGCCGTGCCGGTTGGCCTTGCGGAACGCGTGGGGTCTCATTTTAAAAGAGTCTTGGACGAAGCTATAGGATAATGCTCGAAAAATCGGACACGAGCGTTGGAGAGGTATTGACCCTCTTCAACGAAACCGGCTTGGACGTAGGTCTGCTTGTCCCGACGCCGACTGGCTTGAAGAAATCGATCATGGATGCCACGGCAACGTTTCGGGATTTCCTGCTCGATGCAAAGATCCATGACTTTTCAACCCAAGCCCAGGGCCAGGAACACAAGGTCGTTGTCCCGGCGAGGATGGTTTTCGCGAAGGGATCGAAGCCGACGAAAGTGTCCCTTTACCGGCCCACCACGAAGAAGGGCGACCCACGTATCTGCGTTTACGGCCTCAAGGCGCACGCGGTTCCTTACAACTTGCTGGCGCTTTTTGTTTGGGACGGCTTGTTGCACGTCGTAAATTGCAGCGATCCTGAAGTCCTACGATCAATAAAGGACCCGGGCTCGCCGCTTGGGGCAATCGCGCAAACCGCGCGACCGGGACTATCACCCGAGGCAGGAGAATTGCTCGACCTGCTGCGCGATATCGGTGCACGCGGTTGGATTCCGACCATGCGACCTGGCGATACGGGTATCGGGATGACGCTGGAGACCCTGTTGGGGATCGAGGCCAATTCGAGCAAGCTTCCCGATTTTAAAGGAATCGAGATCAAGGCAAAGAGGGCAGGCCGCAAGCGCAAGAACCGCGTGAACTTGTTTAGCCAAGTACCTAACTGGAAGCTTTCTCCGCTTGGGTCGAACAAGGCCCTGCTTGACGCCCATGGCTACGAGGTTGATGGCCGTAGGCAACTATACTGCACGATCTCTGGGAAGATGGCGAACCCAAATGGGTTCGTGTTGTCGATTGATGGCGAAAAGGATTGGTTGCGGCAGAACCACGTGGTGGCCGAGAGGACCACGCGCATGGTGGTTTGGGAGCTTGCCAAGCTAAGGGATAGGTTGACATCCAAGCATCGCCAAACGTTCTGGGTTTCCGCAGAGACGAGGGGTAAGGGGGCCAGCGAGGAGTTTCACTACGTTCAAGTCGAACACACCCGCGCACCCCGGGTGCGTAATTTCGAAGCCCTAGTGGAGGCTGGCGTGATAACCTTGGACTACACGTTATACCAAAGGGAAAAGGGTGGATCGGTTGGCGACCATGGTTACCTGTTCAAGGTGAACCCGAAGGACTTCAATGCGTTGTTCCCACCCTCTGAATACCATGGGCTCGTTGCCTGACATTCCAACCCGGGGTGAAAAGCGGAAGATTACGAACCTTGGCCGCTTCTTACGCGCGTGGTTCAAGGACAACGCTCGGGAGTTTCCGTGGCGTGAGCCAGGTACGGGAACCTATGAAAGGATTTGCGTCGAGGTTTTGCTTCAGCGCACGAGGGCCCAGACGGTAGCCGCCGTCTATGATGAATTCTTTGCACGATTTCCTGACTGGGACGAAGTCTCCCTAGCTGACGAAAGTGCGCTAGGTGAATTTTTGAAGCCACTTGGGCTTTGGCGCAGGCGCACAAGTAGCTTAAAGCAACTGGCCAATTATGCTGCCGATCGGGGCGGGGCTTTTCCTGATGCCACGGAGGAACTCGTCAGCATCCCTGCGGTTGGTCAATATGTGGCCAATGCCATACTTCTATTCCAGCATGGTCAGAGGAAACCGCTCTTGGACGTCAACATGGCCCGGCTGCTGGAGCGGTACGTTCGCCCGCGCAAGCTAGTGGATATCCGGCATGATCCATGGCTGCAAGCCGCGGCCCACTGGCTTGTACGGGAGGGAAATGCAGTTGAAACAAATTGGGCCTGCTTAGATTATGCCGCGCAAATTTGTTCACCTACTCGACCGCATTGTCTTGAATGTCACATCAAGCATCGTTGCCCTTACGATTGACTGTTCCTAGGTCAAGTACAGAAGCATTCATCATGTACGGTTGAGTTTGCTTCCTAGTGTTTCGGGTGCCTTTTGTGATATGTTGAACCGCGGCTGAACGAGCCAACGGCGCATTCAACCGCGATTGAGGCATCCTTCTTGGTTTGGTCCGCCCAACATCCCTGACCGGGGCGGTCAACCTTAGTCCATCCCCAAAATCAGCCACCAATTTCCCCTGTCTCGCATGCGAGCCATTCCTCGCGGGGCAAATTGGCGTCTGATTTCGGCGCAGACATTTTCTTCGCAAATGTGGCCGATTGACAGCCCCGTTCAAGGCCGTGGGTCGGGCCTTGCCCTCTCCCACTCTGTTCCGCCGAATACATGCGTATTCGGTCAGATCAGGTGGCCGAGGCGCAGCCCATCGGCGGAAGGGGGCACGAAGCCTCACCCGCGTCACTTTGATTGAGGAGGCCACAAATGGCACCGAAGTTTGATGTTTATGCCCATGTCACTGACACCATTATTGCAGAGATTGAGGAAGGCACGCCGCCTTGGCGCAAGCCGTGGACAGGGAGCGTGTCGGGCATTGCCCTGCCGACCCGATACAACGGGGAGGAGTATCGCGGGATTAATATCCTGATGCTCTGGGTTATGGCGGCCAAGCATGTCTATGTTTCGAGCCGCTGGATGACCTACAAACAGGCGCAGGAGCTGGGCGGTCAGGTCCGCAAAGGTGAAGCGTCGTCCACCGTGGTCAAATACGGGACGTTCACCCGAGAGAACGAACTGGGCATCGAGGAAGAGCTGCCCTATGCGCGCGCCTACCGCGTGTTCAATGCCGATCAGATCGAAGGTTTGCCGGAGGATTACTACAACCGGCCCGAAGCACCGCGCGACCTTGGGACGGCGGAAGATCCAGAGCTTGAGGCATTTTTCAGCCGAACTGGGGCAGAGATCCTCACCAGTGATGACCCGCGCGCCTACTACAGCCCCGCCAAGGATCACATCCACATGCCGCCGATTGCCACGTTTCACGATGCGGCAGGCTATTATGGGACATTGGCCCATGAGGTGATCCATTGGACCGGCAGCGAAAAGCGGCTTGAGCGGATCAAGAAATTTGCGAATCGCGAAGCCTATGCCTTTGAAGAGCTGGTGGCGGAAATCGGCGCTTGTTTCCTTGGGGCCCAGATTGGTGTCGCGCCGGAATTCGACCAAAGCGCCGCTTATGTTGAAGGGTGGTTGAAAGCTCTCAAAGAGGACAAGCGGGCGATTTTCCGCGCGGCGTCCGAGGCGCAGAAGGCAGCCGATTTTGTCTTAGCAGCCGCAGGTCAATCGAAAGCGACCGCAGCATGAGCCGCACCGCAATCCTACCCCGGATGACGTGCCGCAAATGCGGCGCGTCAAACCCAGTGATCTTTCTTGCGCCGGTTATCGTGAAAGGCAGTTGCTCCTGTATTTGCTTGGATTGCGCCGAGGCCCGTTCCTGGCTGGATCCGGACGGCAACTTGAAAGCCGGTGTTGAGCTTTAAACGCCTGCGCCCCGCCTCATGTGGCAGGGCGCAGGCATTTTGAACGGGATGAGAAAATGTGGCCCGTGCTGCTGCGCACGGGCCGCCCTGAGAAACGGACTGCGCGGAGGATCGACCGGCTTTCAGCCCGCTCACCTCCTTCAGGCTTCTTTCAATTTGATTGGTCCGCCCAACATCCCTGTCACGTCCCGTCAATGGGCAAGCGCCGCGCGTGCGCGTCGTCAAAGCCTGCAACCCGTGTCCTCGCGCGGGGCGCGCTGCGGGCCGCACCAGTTGCTGGCTTTGACCCTTTGACTGGCCGCTCCTGGGCCGTGGGTCGGGCTGTGCCCCCACCCACTCTGTTCCGCCGAATACATGCGTATTCGGTTAGATCAGATTGGCCGGTGTGCAGCCCATCGGCGGAAGGGGAGCCACGCCCCAACCGCAGCACCCAAGAGGAGGTCACAAATGGCACACAAATATCAGCCCCCGAAATTCTGGACCTGCGACTGTGATCGCACGACCGGCGGTCATATCATCGACGGGCACTATAGCACCTGCGTGTATTGCGGGAAGCATCGGCACGAGCTGAAGGAGATCGTTGTTCCGTCAGGTTTGGGCGGCGTGTTCTGCGTCGAGATCCTCTGCGTCGAGGATAATTGCGCCAAGGTGAAGGTGGCCAAAAGCTCGAACGGCTTTGACGCGCTGCCGCCCTTCACCGTGCCGTTCAAAGACATCGCCCCGCGTTGGAAGCATAGGGCGGTAGAAATCCGATGATCCCTGACTATCACAGCGATGATTTTGCGACTGCGCATCTGGAAGATACCGTCAGCTTGCGAAGCGCTGCCCGCGAGGCGCGCGCCACGCTTTACGCGGTGTTGAACCGGCTGGAGCTGAACGATCTGGACGGTGAGGAGCAGCCCTATATCGACGATTGCCTTGGGGCTCTCGCAATCCTTGAGGAGGCGTTGCGATGACCTT
This genomic window contains:
- a CDS encoding DNA (cytosine-5-)-methyltransferase: MLQETLARDVNENPTQAGTPRHEATHRQYNMIDLFAGCGGLSLGFENAGFTPVFVNELNEDAQATYLMNRHHSLGGMKFSENNALHCNDAHELKGKRLEQLVSDLSQVPGVELAFDTATKKSGGGSNLDVLTGGPPCQGYSGIGIRRSYSVDKKDLPSNQLYQRMASVIRRMRPRVFLFENVRGLLTSKWTRDGGERIFPDVRDEFRAIPGYEVRWSLVYAKDYGVPQNRPRVLLVGVRRDVLEACGFLDPKADPEDAVACGFLPAGSPGEFPDLKDLLGDLVDDTVAEVLRSRNFERGTFETTAYPRPARTAIQKSLRTAPSWYEGRGIRLTEQEYSKHKPAVVEKFDHMISNAGEIPEEWRTKKFSQRLLKPSWGNQEPNITATSLPDDYVHYSQPRILTVREWARLQLFPDWYRFAGKRTTGGIRRAGNPREGIFDREVPKYTQIGNAVPVGLAERVGSHFKRVLDEAIG
- a CDS encoding ArdC family protein, producing MAPKFDVYAHVTDTIIAEIEEGTPPWRKPWTGSVSGIALPTRYNGEEYRGINILMLWVMAAKHVYVSSRWMTYKQAQELGGQVRKGEASSTVVKYGTFTRENELGIEEELPYARAYRVFNADQIEGLPEDYYNRPEAPRDLGTAEDPELEAFFSRTGAEILTSDDPRAYYSPAKDHIHMPPIATFHDAAGYYGTLAHEVIHWTGSEKRLERIKKFANREAYAFEELVAEIGACFLGAQIGVAPEFDQSAAYVEGWLKALKEDKRAIFRAASEAQKAADFVLAAAGQSKATAA
- a CDS encoding MvaI/BcnI family restriction endonuclease; its protein translation is MLEKSDTSVGEVLTLFNETGLDVGLLVPTPTGLKKSIMDATATFRDFLLDAKIHDFSTQAQGQEHKVVVPARMVFAKGSKPTKVSLYRPTTKKGDPRICVYGLKAHAVPYNLLALFVWDGLLHVVNCSDPEVLRSIKDPGSPLGAIAQTARPGLSPEAGELLDLLRDIGARGWIPTMRPGDTGIGMTLETLLGIEANSSKLPDFKGIEIKAKRAGRKRKNRVNLFSQVPNWKLSPLGSNKALLDAHGYEVDGRRQLYCTISGKMANPNGFVLSIDGEKDWLRQNHVVAERTTRMVVWELAKLRDRLTSKHRQTFWVSAETRGKGASEEFHYVQVEHTRAPRVRNFEALVEAGVITLDYTLYQREKGGSVGDHGYLFKVNPKDFNALFPPSEYHGLVA